From the Mesotoga prima MesG1.Ag.4.2 genome, the window TACGAGTTCAAGACTATCAACAACTAGATTTCTGATTTGTTTTTTCGCCATACCCATTGCTCTTAGTGGTTCAGACAGTATCCATTCAACCGTTCCTCTGGGGTTAAGAGAGCCTGAAGTGTCCTGAAAAACAAGCTGTACCTTCTTTCTGAACTCTCGAAGACTGTTTGCATCCATTGAATTGACTTCTTCGCCTTTGAACAATACCTTCCCTGCCGTGGGCTTCAGAAGTCCCACTATGCTATATCCTGCCGTTGATTTACCGCAACCCGATTCACCGACGATGCCGAAGGACTCTCCTCTAGAGATACTGAAGGAAATTCCATTAAGCGCTTTTATAGAGCCCGGCCTCCGTAACAAGCTGGTTCTTCTCAAGCGAAAATGCTTCGTGAGATCCTGAATCTCGAGAATTCTCTCCTTCAAAGTTTGCCTCCGGCTAAAAAACATCGCACCTCGTGATCGGAATCGATTTCTTTCAGATCGGGGAACTCCTTCCTGCATCTCTCGAATGAGTAATCACATCTTGGTTCAAAAGGACAACCTTGAGTTAAATCGGCAATGGATGGAACTCTGCCTCTAATATCAAAAAGCTCTTTCCCCTTAGATTCAAGTTTTGGTAGAGCTTTTATCAAGCCCAAAGTATAAGGATGGCCTGGATTCGTGAAAAGTGCCTCTGTAGAAGCTCTCTCAACGATGTGACCTGCATACATTACATAGACCTTAGAACATATTTCCCGAATGACTCCAAGATTGTGCGAGATAAAAATAATAGAGCAGTTGCTTTCACGGTTTATCTTTCTCAGAAGTTCCAGTATCTGTGCCTGAACTGTGACGTCCAGAGCGGTCGTCGGTTCATCTGCGATAATCAGATCGGGATTACACACGATGGCAATAGCAATGGCTATTCTCTGTCTCATCCCACCGGAGAGTTCGTGAGGGTACTTGCCGTATGTTCTTTCTGGATCTGGAAGACCGATACCTTTCATGATCTCAAGAACCCTTGAGAATCGCTCTGCTTTGTCGAGAGAAGTGTGCATCATGAGATTCTCGTCGATTTGTCTTCCTACTTTCATAAGGGGATTTAGAGAGGAGAGGGAGTCCTGAAAAATCATTGATATATCTCTTCCGCGTGTTCCCCTCGCTTCGTCTTCCGTGAGTGAAAGAAGATCGATGCCGGAGAAATTTATGCTTCCAGTAGCGAATGAATTATCGGGTAAAAGGCGCATTATTGACAATGCCGTTACTGTCTTTCCACAGCCGGATTCTCCGACTATCCCAACGATTTCTCTCTTTTTTACTTCAAGAGATATTCCTTTCACAGCGTGAAGAAGCCCTTCTGGAGTCTTGAATCCAATTTTGAGATCTTTGATTTCTAGTAAGGGCTCGTTTTCACAGTTCATTCTCTTTCACCTATTCTCTCTAATGTCTCTGATCCCATCTCCTAGGAAGTTGAATCCCAGCACAAGAAGCGTGATAAAGATTCCGGGTGCTATCGCGTACCAGGGGCTGACGGTTATGAAGACCTGAGACTCACTCAGCATTCTTCCCCAGCTGGGATTGGGCGGCTGAATTCCAAGTCCAAGATAACTCAGCGCCGCTTCGGCGAGAACTGCGTTTGCAAATCCCATTGAAGCAGCAACGACTATTGGGGAAAGCACATTTGGCAGTATGTGTCTGAACATTATCCGCAAATTCGAGATGCCCTTTATCTTTGCATTCTTGACGTAATCCAGCTCTTTGTGTTGAACGAAACCGCTTCTTGTGATTCTGGCAAACGAAGGAATTGACATTATCCCTATTGCAATAATCGTATTTCTCAAGCCTACTCCAAAAACGGATACAAACATCAGTGCAAGAAGGATACTTGGGAAAGCCATCATAGCGTCGACGATTCTCATTATTATCTCGTCGACTATTCCTCCAAAGTAACCAGAGATTGCGCCGATAAGTACGCCAAAAACACTGCCAATCGATACCGCGACTAGTCCCACAAAGAAGGCTGTCTGGGATCCTTTCATTATTCTGCTGAGCACATCTCTTCCAAAGTTGTCTGTGCCCAGGAGGTGACGCGCTGAAGGAGGTTCAAATCGTTCAAGTCTATTGATCTCTGTTACAGGAAATGGAGTATAGAATAGACTGACTACCATCATCAGCATCAGAATGGAAATCAGCACTGTCCCAATCCATAGATTGATCCTCCTTTTGTTCATGTTAGTCCCTCTGACCCAATCTGATTCTTGGGTCGATAACTGTGTATATGACGTCGATAAAGAAGTTAATAATAACGACTATGAAAGCAATGTACAAAACCATTCCCTGCACCAGAGGGAGATCCCTGGTCGTGATGGCGTTTATCAGAAGTCTTCCGACGCCGGGAAGCGTGAAAACCTGTTCAATGACGATTGATCCGCCTAAAATGTTTGCCGTTATCATTCCAAGTACAGTGATAATAGGAATCAGGGCATTCTTGAGTACATGTCTCAATAACACTGAATTCAGGTTCATCCCTTTCGACATTGCGAGCCGTACATAATCGTTCTTCATCTGATCCATTACGGAGTTTCTTGTGTATCTTATGACTGATGCAATCGATGGAAGCGCTATGGCGATGGCTGGTAGGATAAGTGACTTGAACGCTCCATAAGCATCCTCGCTCCAAGGAACATATCCTCCAGGTGATACCCAGCGAAGGAGAATTCCAAATATATAGATCAAAATAATCCCACTCCAGAAAGATGGAATTGCCATCCCAATCTGTGAGATTAGTGTGATCATAACTCCTGGTAGCCTTTCACCATATTTTGCGCTAACTATGCCAAGAGGAATGCCTATTAGGATAATCAGGGCCAAAGCCATCACTGCGAGAGAAATAGTTACGGGCAATCTGTCGAGGATTAATTCCGATACAGGAACGGAGTATCTCATTGAGATTCCAAGATCACCCGTGAAAAGCCCTTTCAACCACCTGGACAGCCTTATCCCTAATGGATCATCCAAACCTAGTTCTGCTGACAAGGCTTCATACTGGGATTCTTGAGCATCCACACCAAGTCTTGACAACGCAGGATTGCCCGGAATGATCTCAAATGTAACAAAGGTTATCAGCAAAACCAGAAGCACCGTTAAAATCATGGCAAAGAGCTTCTTTAAATAAACAAACACAAATGCCTCTCCTTGTCAGCGATAATAGAGAGTCGACATGTCTTGCACGTAGAGAGGATAGACCGTGTATCCGTGCAAATTGGGAGCTAGAGCAACGATAAAGTTGGGATCCATGATGTAAACTGCGGCGGCATCTTCTGTAAGAATCTCTTGAGCTCTTTTGAACATAGATGCTTTTTCTTCGACGGCAGTCTTTTCAATAGCCAGACTAATTATACGGTCGTATTCACTGTCGGAATAGTTGTAGAAATTTCTCGGATAGTCGGAAACATATCGCCTCAATATTTCGTAAGCACTCAATTTGCCAGTAAGACCGATTATTGTCATTTCGTACTCTCTTGCTGTGTAGACTCTGTCCAGCCAAACACTCCACTCGACAAGCTCGATCTCCGCCCTTACACCCACTCTCTTAAGCTGTTCCGCAATTACCTGGGCAGTATCTATATGAAACTGATAGTTGGAAGGCACAGTAATCTTTGTGTCAAATCCATCTGGATATCCAGCTTCTGAGAGAAGAGCTTTTGCTTTCTCGACACTCGGTTCGTAGTAGTCCTCAAGACCTTCTCTGTAATACGCGCTCATTATCGGCGACATGTTTGAGCCGAGCTTTGTCCCGTAACCGCCGGCCACGATTTCTATAATCTCCTCCTTGTCCACAGCATGGTTTATCGCTCTCCTGACTCTAATGTCGTCGAAAGGGCTGACCGCATGGTTCATTGCCATCAACTGAACCATATTCTGTTCGGCAGTTAATAGATTGTATCGATCTCCTAGTGCCATTGCCTGAATAGCATCGAGTCTCGGAAGTATCTGAACCTCTCCTGCCAGGAAACTCATTATTGCTGCCTGATTGTCGGGAATTATTCTAAATTCAACTTCCTCGACTTTTGGCAGCTCAGGATTCCAATATTCCTCAAACTTTTCGATAACTAGCCTCTGACCCGGTCTATATTCTACGAACCTAAAAGGACCTGTTCCCACAGGATTCTTCTCATGGTTTTCGTTACTTTCCGGAATAATTGCCACTATGAACTTCTCGAGAAAGTCAGTGTTGAGTGTACTGAGTTTGACCCTGACAGTCTTGTCATCTACCGCTTCAATCTTCGAAACAAACTTCTCAAAATCGGGAGAAAGTCCTCTTTCGCCGTTAGAGCCTTTGAGCCGGTTCAAAGAGTACAAAACATCGTCTACCGTAACCTCTGATCCGTTATGAAACTTCACTCCGCTCCTGAGATTGAAAGTGTAGACCATACCGTCTTCAGAAATACTGTAGCTTTCGGCTATGGCAGGTATTACGGTACCATTAGGGTTGGGCTTGAGAAGACCCTCGAACACGTTAAACATCATTTCGTAGGTTCCCGAAGCCGCCGCCCTGTGTGGATCGAGAAAATCGGGATCCTGCATCACCGCAACCACTATTCTCTGTGAAAGCAAGGCAGTAACGGCAACAATCAACAACATCAACATTAAGCCAATTCTTCTCACTTCATTCCTCCCCAAACGAACCCATCAGTGCATCATTCAATCCGGGCGTAATATACAGTAAAGCCAGCATCGATTGATATTTTAAACATTATGAGTGGAAAAACCTAACTCTGGCTTTGTTGAGAAATATTCCGGGATAATTTGCAAATCTTCCGTTTCATCAATAGTCTATCGCAGATTACGTTGCTTTATGCGAAGATTCTTGTAGTTCTTATCCAGCTCATCAATCTTCATTGTGTGTTCGTAGGTAGTTCTAGGTATTTAGGTCGCCGAGACGGCTTCTTCAGAACTACATGTGTTGATTTCAAACTTCGGAAAAACCAGAGTACGAATGTCCAAAGAAACTGTGAAAAAGCCGGACGCTACCATCTTAGTAAAATCTCCCGATAACTCTATATGAGATGGTTTGTCATAGGTTATTATGTAGTTATACTCGATACTTTTCTTATTGCGGGAGGTGCTCGTTGATAAGGAAAATAGCTACATTAGCAGTAATCGTCGTGATGTCTTCTGTATCTCTGGTTTCCAATCCCATAAATGATGTGATAAATAGAATTATCGACTTTGAGGGTTTTTGGGGGGCCATTCTTGTCTCCAGGGGAGACGTTATCCTTCATGCAGGCGGCTATGGCATGGCCGATATCGAGAGAACTATCCCCAATACTCCAGAGAAGAAGTTCAGAATTGCCTCTATAAAAAAGCAGTTCACTGCGGCGGCGATTCTGAGGCTATGCGAAGATGGTCTTATGTCTCTTTCAGATCCGGTTGGGAAGTTCATACCTGAGTTTCAAAACGGCGACATCATTTCGATCGAACAAATGCTTAATCATTCTTCTGGAATCCCCACAATGATTAACACGCAAGAACTCCGTGAGGAAATCAGGAAATTTGAAGTGGGAAGAACTCTTCAAGAGGCCGAAATCGCCTACATCTCCTCTCTGCCTTTGAGGTTTGAACCTGGAAGCAGCTTTCTCTACAGCAACAGCGCCTATTTCCTTCTCAGTGTCATAGTAGAAAGGGCAAGCGGGAAGCGCTATGATGAATATCTGAGAACGAGCTTCTTCGAACCACTGGGAATGAACAACACCGGTTACGACTACAATGAATACGATAGCGGATGGGGTCTTCCTTACTACTGTGATTCCTATGTTATAGATCTCTCTAGCGTAAGACCTGCTGACTGGGTCGATAGAAGGCTTCCCGGAGGAGCCGGGGGGTTATACTCCACTGTGTATGATCTGTATCTGTGGGACCGAGCGCTTTCCGCCGGCGAAGTGCTTTCAGAAAGCTTTTTAAGACTAATGCAGAGTCCATCAAACGAACTCTTTGAGGCAGGCTATGGAGTCTTCATCGGTAACGAGCTTATAGATGGCGAGTACAGAAGAGTTGTTTATCACGACGGAGACACGAAGGGTACCTCGACTAGAATAAATAGGTATGTCGATGACGACATCTTTGTGGTGGTGCTGAGCAACATCGAGGGAAAGGATTTCACCGCTCTCGCGCACGAACTGGCGAAAGCCGTTATAGTGAACGATATGGGAAGTAATTGATTCGGCGGGTTGAGCGTTTTTTGTCGGAAGTTCTAAATGGAAAGAACCGCTCTCATTCATTTGAAGAGCGGTTCTCTGCCTTATCGGAAGACTCGATTTGCTAACGGGGTTAATCTTCAATCGGTTTTGTACAGAGCTTCTACAGTCTTTCTTATGTCGGAGTAATTGAGCATCAACTTTCCGTTCTGCGGCCGGTCAGTGTCGAGGCTCGCCTCGTCGACCCAGTAGCTGTCTAGTTCGGCGATAACGCCCTTCGAGTCGACGATGAAAACCCTCTCCTCGCCTGGGAAGCCGTAGAAATCGACCAGGGCTTTTTCGTCTCTCAAATAGATATTTTCCAGCAGCGCCGCTTCCGGCTCGACTTGCTCCTTTCCTGTGAGTACCCATAGAACCTTCAGATCTGTGTACCTTTGGGCGAGATCGATGATTCCGTCCAATCTGAACCTTTCGAAAGCGCTCAGAGAAATGCAGTCGCAATCGGAGTATACCGGTTCGACGACTGTCGCAGGCGTGACTTTGCTGAGGACGATCAGGCTGGGGGATCCCTCAAAAAAGGCCGCATTAACAATTGGATCCGTCTGGAGAACTCCGGGAATCGGAAGAGCATCTCCCTTGAGAAATCTCGGTTTCTCCGTCGGAGCGTACCCGGTCTCCTCGAAGGAAACCTTTTTCCCGTCTTTGGAAACTTCGCCAAGTCTGTATGCCTTGCCGTTCAAAGAGAAGACTTCCCCATGCAGGAAGATCTCGTAAGAGTCGTGGATTAGAGCAATTTCGCCGTCGCCGTCCGTATCGACTCCGAAGTAAACCTGGTCGGTAGAGTAAAAACCTTTGGGGTCGAGCGTGAAGAGTTTGAGCTTTCTCGGGCCGTCTTCGGCCCAGACTAACCCCTCCATGTGCTCATACAAACAGTATCGGAACTCCAACTCGCCAGTCAACCCCGTCTTTCTGGCTAACAGTTTGACAGATCTTGATTCCCAATAACCCTCGAGTTCATAAAAGGTTTTGACTCTGGTAATCCACTCGTAGGTCGTAGTGTCTTGGTGGGTCTCCTTGAAGTCCGGTGCGATCGTTGGGTCGTCAAGCACATTGCTGTTGTTGTTTGCGTCGATCCACAGGAGGGGGATCTCTCCGGGTATGAGCGCGAATACTATCGGCTTGGCGCCGAGCTCGAGAAGGCCGTACTTCAATCCTTTTATAGATGGAGCTTCCAGAGTGTCAGGTTTTGATTCGCTGAGCGGGACGAGCGTCATTTCGTTTCCGGCCATCCATGGAATCTGTTGAGTCAAGTAGCCTGTAAGGCCGGCGGCAAAGGTAGTGACGAAACACAGAGAAAGTATTAGAAAAAGCATTGTCCTTTTCATAAAATCACCTCCAGTTATCTGTGACATTTCGGAGAAACTTTATGAGTCCGAACAGGCACATGATGACTCATAAGTGAAGCAAGAGCCTTCGTAAGGCCCGGTGTTTATGAAACAACCCACCGAACCTTCAACCTCTCCGATGCCGGAAAACTCACCGCTGGAACTGCAGGACTGAACGATGAAATAAACGACGTAACAATCTAGATAGAGATGCAATGTTACGGCCAGTGGATTTCCGTTGCCATCGAAGTTCGCCGCTCTGCCCGTTAGTACGCAGTCGTATCCCTGATCGCCCCGGAAACAGCTTCCGTAGCATCTTATGATATAACAACCCGGAAGTTCGACACGCGTCTGTTTTGTTTGCTCCAGACCGTTTGCGAAAGAGACTGATAGAAGGCAGAGCAGAAGTAGAACTACCGTAAGTCTCATAATACCACCTCCAATGATTGAATTTGGATAGGGCACATGAGTATGTACACCAATAGTTTACCACAATACCGTATTGTAAATTAAAGGCAATACGGAATCTCTATAAATACATTTCATTATATTGGTGAAGTACTGCCAACAAAGCGATGAAGGCGATCGGGAGACCAAGCTTTTCCGCTCGAGGCGGTTGGAAAGGTTCAGCAGGTTCTGATTTTTTTGGCGCGCGGATTTCTGTATGACGGCATTGGTTCTGCGAAGAGGCTGGATTGTCGCAGTGAAGAAGATTGACGGTTCGTGAAATTCTAGGTTGTGGCTGGCTGTCAAAAAACTCTGTAGAAACACGCACGTTGTTAATCTGATTGCATTCTGATCGAGAGAGTGACCCGGTCTTTAATGAAGAGAGTGAAAATAAATTTAAGAAAGCTATCGCTTGGCGACTGTTCATGAGAATGTGATCGATTATGCATCCATATGCCCGTCTTTGATGTCCAAAATTACGAAAACGGCTTGCGATTGGTCCGAATCGGAAGGCAGCAGAAAACTTTGAATGTTTCCTTTATTCAGGGGAAAGCTTTTTCCTCAAAGATTTTCCATTTCTACTTTTGTAATAGATGCCGTAATGCATCATAATTAAATCTACTTAAGAGAGAGTTGATGCATCAAAATAAAATCTACTCGAAGTCGACATGAAGGAGATTAAGAACACGTCCCTTTGAGTTAGATTTTGACTTCATTATCTGCATATCGGATGCTCGATTTGACTCTCAAACTCGTGGTATCATAATTCAATTGCTTTCCCGGAGGTGTACGATGATTCCAGAGAAGGTAATGGCCATACTGAAGGCCAACGACCTAGAGTTTTACGAGTTTCCTGAAGGGACGACACCCACTGCCATCACGGCTGCGCAGATGTTGAAGGTGAAAGTCGGTCAGATAGCAAAGTCGATCCTCTTCATTTGCAAAAGTGGAAGAGCTTATCTTGTGGTCTGCCCGGGTGATCGGAAGGTGTCGCTTTCGAAGCTCAAGAAAATCGCCGGTGAAAAACCGAGACTCGCAGATGAGACCACAACACTTCAGTTAACAGGCTTTTCTCCCGGAAGTGTTTGCCCCTTCGGACTTCAGGATATCAATATTATCGTTGATCTTAATCTACGGGAATATGATGTCGTGTTCCCTGCCGCGGGGACTTCGGGTTCTGCAGTTGAGACGAGCTTCGAAGAGCTTGTAAGGATAACTGGAGCCAAGGTAGCCGATGTCAGCAATCCCATGTCTCAATCGTAGAATACTACCAGTGGCAGCCCGCTGATCGGGTTTTCCATGATTCTTGATTTGAGGCCGTAAACCAAACTAATAATTTCCGGAGTAACGATATCCCATACCTTGCCTGAAGCAATTACTCTTCCATTATTGATGAATAGAAGCCTGTCTGAAATTTCTACCGCCTGATTTATATCGTGAAAGATCGCTATTGCACTTAGTCCTTTTGCGCGGACGAGATCGGTCGCGATTTTTCCGACTCTTCTTGCGTGGCCAGGGTCTAGGTGAGTTGTGAACTCGTCCATAAGAAGTATCTTCCCTTCCTGGGCAAGAGCCTTTGCAATTATTACACGCTGTTTCTCACCTCCGCTGAGCGTACTGAAGGGACGATCCTTGAATTCATATACTTCCGTAAGCCTCATCGATTCCTCAATGATCCTGTAATCTTCATTTGTCATGTTTCCCAGTCCGTTCAAATGTGGATTTCTTCCAAAGGAAACAATAGTCTCAACTTTCAGATCAAATGATGGTTCAAAGCTCTGTGGAATGTAAGATACTATTCTTGCCAGTTTTTTTGTCGAGAGGCCCCGAAGGTTATCGCCCATCACACTAATTTTGCCGCTCCAGTTCTTTCGAATTCCGCAGATTACGCTCATGAGGGTTGATTTACCGCTTCCATTAGGTCCCAGAACTCCAAGTACTTCACCATTCTTTAGGTGGAGATCGATTCCTCTCAAGACCTCCTCTTTGCCGTAGCTGAAATGGAGTCCCTCTATTTGTATAGGTTCAACCATCTTTAGCCACTTCCTTGCTTCTCAACAAGAAGATGAATACGGGCGCTCCCACAAGCGCTGTAACTGCACCTATAGGAAGCTCTGTTGGTTGAAACAGTGTTCTTGCAAAAGCATCGCAAATCACCAAGAACAGCCCTCCAAGCAGCGCAGTTGCAGGAAGGTTCAATTTGCTGTCCGCCCCAAAAGCAAGTCTTATCATATGCGGAATGACTAGACCTACGAAACCTATCAACCCTGCAGTTGAAACGGCGACGGCGGATACTATAGAAACCGTGAAAAAGACGAGAAACTTGAGTAATTCAGGACGGACACCGACGGTAATTGCGTGTTCTTCACCAGCCGCCATAATTACCATTTTCCTGTGGATTACCGCAAATATTCCATACTGGGCAAAAATGACAGGAGTTAATTTGAAGACGTCATTCCATGTAGCTCCAGACAGCGAACCCAGGGACCAGAAATGTAGAGTTATTACGTTTCGCCACGCAAAAACGACGAGAAATGTTACTGCTGCATTAAAGAGAAAAGAGACTATTACCCCGGATAGGACGAGTGTTGTAATCGGAATCCTTCCTCCCCTTCTGGAGATCGTGTAAGTCAGGAAAGATGAAAACAGGGCGAATGCAAAAGCAAGCGTGTTCATATTGAGGTCTAATCTGCTCACTTCCCGCAAGAATAGAGAAAGAACAGCTCCAAAAGAAGCCCCTGCAGATATACCGATAATGTAAGGATCTGCCAAAGGATTTTTAAGGGTTAACTGAAGACCGTTTCCACCCACTGCCAGTCCCGAACCGATTAGGAATGCCACCAATAACCTTGGAAGCCTTAGATTCAGATAGATACTGGAGGCAGTTCCCGAAGAATTACCGATGAGTATCTCGAAGATTTCGCCGAGGGAATAGCTTATCGTGCCGAAACTCGAAAACCACAGCATCCCTAGAATGGATGCTGTGGAAAGCAGTACGAATAATACAGTTCGTTTCAAAAGAAGAACTCCTTTAGCGTTTTAACTAAGTTGACAAAATTGGGGTTTGCATAAGCTGTAAGTCCGTCATAAAGGGGATAAACTCTATCGTTCTTCACAGCTGGCAGTTCTTCAAAGGGCTTGTATGAGACAATCATATTGACAGCTTCTTCCTGCCCACCTTCGTAATAGTATGGAACCAGTATTATCTCGGGCTGAGAATTCAGCACAAACTCTGGGCTTACTGGAAACCACCCGTTGTTTCCACTGTATGGAGCGGCGACGTTCGCACCGCCTGCGAATGCGATTGCTTGATTCACAAAGGAACCTGTCCCGCATGTCCATATATCGCTAACCTCCCCGGCTATCATTATGTAAATTACTCTGGGTTTCTCATCTTGAGATAGCTTATGAGAGTCTTTTGCGATTGCGAGAACCTCTTCTCTGAAGTCATCGGCGGAGGTCTTGCCTCTCTCGGGAACGCCAAAAATATTCCCAACAACCACGAGATTTCTGTAGATGTCCTCGAAGGAGTTTGGATTCATCACGTATGTATTGACCCCGATATTCTCCAGTTTCTCAACTTCTGCCTCCTGAAACCCTCCCGAAATCATCACAAGATCAGGACTGAGTGAGACTATCTTCTCCAGGTTTAAGGGAACCAGATTGCCGATCTTTTCTACTTCGTTCGAAAGCGCAAATGGATCCCAGTCGGTTACTCCTACGATTCTGGATGAAAGGTCAAGAACCTCAAGATACTTCGTTATCGCGGGAGAAGCGACAACCACTCTTTCGGGAGGTTCATTGATCGTTACGAGTCTTCCAAGATCATCCACAATGTCGATCGCAGCTGACAAAGCAGCAAACAGTACAACCAAACCAACTGTTAAAGCTCTTTTCAAAACACTCACCTCTTTTGCAAGGAATTTCACCACCCCTCTACCTCGGAAGGATGGTGATATCTGAGCTTCACTCAGGTCTCCTGACTTGCGGATCAACCTAATGTCTGCGCCTTCCCGGTTACCCAGTGGCACTCGCAGAGTTCGTACCGCTCACAGTGGCGGGACCGTACCGGATTCACACCGGTTTCCCTTGATATGAAGCTATGTTTTTCAGAGTTACCTGGAGAAATACCTGTCCAGATCCTCCAGTCTTATTACCATGGAGATTGGTCTTCCATGGGGACAAACAAGAAGATTCTTTCTTCTCAGCTCTTCGAAGAGCTCCTCCGCTTGTCCTATGTCAAGTCTGTTTCCGGTCCTTATTGCAGCCTTGCATGCAATCGATGCCAGGAGATTATCGAAAACCGTTTTCGGATCCTCAAGACCTTCAAGCCTCATTTCGTCGAGAATCTCCTCTAGCACATCGACTACGCCTTCTACTCCCATGACCTGAGGGATAGAGACCATTATGATTTTATCATTGACGAAATCGAAAGTGAACCCAAGTTTCTTCAGCGTTTCCTCTCTTGCGATAACCAGATCCATTCTTGACCTCTCGAGATTCAGTTCAAGAGGCATTAGAAGATTTTGCGGGGCGATTCTCTTGCTTTCTTTGAGGGTCTCGAAAATGATCCGCTCATGAGCGGCATGCTGATCGATCAACAAGAGACCGTCCTCGGATTCCGCAATCAAATACCTTTCTCCGAATACGCCAATAAAACTGACTTTTCCTTCCCCACTTTTTTCCTTTTCCGGTGAACCTTCACGCTCTCCACCAAGAGCAAATGATCTGAAATGGTGACGATCAATTCTGGACTGCGTGTAGGTGTCGCTAGCATTGTTATCGAAGACTTTTTGGTTCCTCCATGGGTGTTTGAAGCCGTGATTACTTACTTCGTGATCCTGATAAATCTCTGAGACATCTTTCCGTTCCTCCGAACTTCCGGTTATGTTCTCTTCGCTATGGACTATATTGATTGTGAAATGACCGGCACCTTTGATGGCCGACCGCACTGCTCTCTTCACCTCATCCAGAACGGCTGCAGTAGAAGCAAACTTAACTTCGAGTTTCTGTGGATGGATGTTAACATCGACTTCCTGAGGGTCAATATCAATAAAAAGAACTGCAAAAGGAAAATTACCTTTTTGAAGGGTTTCGCCATAACCTCTTTCCAGTGCATAATTCAGTTCGAATTGTCTCACATATCTTCTGTTCACAAAGATGTTTTCACCCATTCTGTTTTTTCTCGTGCGGCTAGGGAGTGTAACGTAACCATTGACCTTGATTTCGCCTGAATCACCTGATACGGGAATTAGATCCCTCGTAGAGATCCCCGGATAGATGAGAGCGATCCTATCCTGAAGAGATCCGGCTCCTCTTGTGTCGAATACCGTTTGAGAATCACGGGAATACACAAAATCGACATTTTCGAAAGCTAAAATAAATCTCTGGATCATCTCAGTTACCATACGACCTTCAATTGAGGCGGACTTCAAGAACTTCCTTCTGGCGGGTGTGTTGTAAAGCAGATCAAAGACCTCCACGAAAGTGCCATTTGAGCCGCTTAGGGGTTTCTGCCCAGTGACACTTCCTCCTGCGATTTCCAGGATCGTC encodes:
- a CDS encoding ABC transporter ATP-binding protein, translating into MNCENEPLLEIKDLKIGFKTPEGLLHAVKGISLEVKKREIVGIVGESGCGKTVTALSIMRLLPDNSFATGSINFSGIDLLSLTEDEARGTRGRDISMIFQDSLSSLNPLMKVGRQIDENLMMHTSLDKAERFSRVLEIMKGIGLPDPERTYGKYPHELSGGMRQRIAIAIAIVCNPDLIIADEPTTALDVTVQAQILELLRKINRESNCSIIFISHNLGVIREICSKVYVMYAGHIVERASTEALFTNPGHPYTLGLIKALPKLESKGKELFDIRGRVPSIADLTQGCPFEPRCDYSFERCRKEFPDLKEIDSDHEVRCFLAGGKL
- a CDS encoding ABC transporter permease, which gives rise to MNKRRINLWIGTVLISILMLMMVVSLFYTPFPVTEINRLERFEPPSARHLLGTDNFGRDVLSRIMKGSQTAFFVGLVAVSIGSVFGVLIGAISGYFGGIVDEIIMRIVDAMMAFPSILLALMFVSVFGVGLRNTIIAIGIMSIPSFARITRSGFVQHKELDYVKNAKIKGISNLRIMFRHILPNVLSPIVVAASMGFANAVLAEAALSYLGLGIQPPNPSWGRMLSESQVFITVSPWYAIAPGIFITLLVLGFNFLGDGIRDIRENR
- a CDS encoding ABC transporter permease translates to MFVYLKKLFAMILTVLLVLLITFVTFEIIPGNPALSRLGVDAQESQYEALSAELGLDDPLGIRLSRWLKGLFTGDLGISMRYSVPVSELILDRLPVTISLAVMALALIILIGIPLGIVSAKYGERLPGVMITLISQIGMAIPSFWSGIILIYIFGILLRWVSPGGYVPWSEDAYGAFKSLILPAIAIALPSIASVIRYTRNSVMDQMKNDYVRLAMSKGMNLNSVLLRHVLKNALIPIITVLGMITANILGGSIVIEQVFTLPGVGRLLINAITTRDLPLVQGMVLYIAFIVVIINFFIDVIYTVIDPRIRLGQRD
- a CDS encoding ABC transporter substrate-binding protein, with protein sequence MRRIGLMLMLLIVAVTALLSQRIVVAVMQDPDFLDPHRAAASGTYEMMFNVFEGLLKPNPNGTVIPAIAESYSISEDGMVYTFNLRSGVKFHNGSEVTVDDVLYSLNRLKGSNGERGLSPDFEKFVSKIEAVDDKTVRVKLSTLNTDFLEKFIVAIIPESNENHEKNPVGTGPFRFVEYRPGQRLVIEKFEEYWNPELPKVEEVEFRIIPDNQAAIMSFLAGEVQILPRLDAIQAMALGDRYNLLTAEQNMVQLMAMNHAVSPFDDIRVRRAINHAVDKEEIIEIVAGGYGTKLGSNMSPIMSAYYREGLEDYYEPSVEKAKALLSEAGYPDGFDTKITVPSNYQFHIDTAQVIAEQLKRVGVRAEIELVEWSVWLDRVYTAREYEMTIIGLTGKLSAYEILRRYVSDYPRNFYNYSDSEYDRIISLAIEKTAVEEKASMFKRAQEILTEDAAAVYIMDPNFIVALAPNLHGYTVYPLYVQDMSTLYYR
- a CDS encoding serine hydrolase domain-containing protein; this translates as MIRKIATLAVIVVMSSVSLVSNPINDVINRIIDFEGFWGAILVSRGDVILHAGGYGMADIERTIPNTPEKKFRIASIKKQFTAAAILRLCEDGLMSLSDPVGKFIPEFQNGDIISIEQMLNHSSGIPTMINTQELREEIRKFEVGRTLQEAEIAYISSLPLRFEPGSSFLYSNSAYFLLSVIVERASGKRYDEYLRTSFFEPLGMNNTGYDYNEYDSGWGLPYYCDSYVIDLSSVRPADWVDRRLPGGAGGLYSTVYDLYLWDRALSAGEVLSESFLRLMQSPSNELFEAGYGVFIGNELIDGEYRRVVYHDGDTKGTSTRINRYVDDDIFVVVLSNIEGKDFTALAHELAKAVIVNDMGSN
- a CDS encoding YbaK/EbsC family protein — translated: MIPEKVMAILKANDLEFYEFPEGTTPTAITAAQMLKVKVGQIAKSILFICKSGRAYLVVCPGDRKVSLSKLKKIAGEKPRLADETTTLQLTGFSPGSVCPFGLQDINIIVDLNLREYDVVFPAAGTSGSAVETSFEELVRITGAKVADVSNPMSQS
- a CDS encoding ABC transporter ATP-binding protein, which gives rise to MVEPIQIEGLHFSYGKEEVLRGIDLHLKNGEVLGVLGPNGSGKSTLMSVICGIRKNWSGKISVMGDNLRGLSTKKLARIVSYIPQSFEPSFDLKVETIVSFGRNPHLNGLGNMTNEDYRIIEESMRLTEVYEFKDRPFSTLSGGEKQRVIIAKALAQEGKILLMDEFTTHLDPGHARRVGKIATDLVRAKGLSAIAIFHDINQAVEISDRLLFINNGRVIASGKVWDIVTPEIISLVYGLKSRIMENPISGLPLVVFYD